The nucleotide window cctcagtgctctgtgaccacctagaggatgcaagagggaggggttatggggatatatgtatacgtatagctgattaactttgttatacagcagaaactaacacaacactgtaaagcagttatactccaataaagatgttaaaaaaaaaatgagataggcAGTTCTGCTGCTGCCTGCAGAAGCCTCTGAAATCTGTCAGGAAGGACATTAATTACGGTCCCATAATCCTAGAATGAAAACTCCCTTTTTTGCTACTTTGAATTATGGCCCAGATATGTAGTCCAGCCTCACTAGTAAACTAGAAGTTTACTGTGGGAGCAACATTTGATGGTGTAGCCATATTAGTCATAATACCAGCAAGATAAAACATCATATTTGAACCGTATAAACCTTCTTGTATAAATAAGATACTTAGGTGAAATTAAAGGCCCATGAAATCCCCTTTTCTGGCTgaaataaaaattgcaaaatCTAACATCGCTGTATTCATTAACTCATGCTAAGTTATGTCAATGTCTTACACAACAAAGGTTTGTTTCTGTCTCACGTTCATACCTGTCATGGGTCATCAGTGGCTCTGTTGTTCATCTCTTTATTCTGAGACCCAGGCTGAACCAGCAGCCCCTGCCTGGGGCACACTGGCCTGTAGACAGAGCGGGAAATAGAGATGGAGGCAACACAAAAAAACTCTTAAAGCTTCCTTCTAGGAGAGGCCATATCATTTCCATCATTTCATCGCCCAAAGCAAGTCAGGCGGCCGTAGCATCAATGAGGGGGGTCTTTGGTCCCGCATTCTTTCACCCTGACACTGAATTGAGTGTGGGGCTGTGTTTGGTGTCCCTGCTTTTACTTCCTCAGACCTCAAGTTCCTTACAGTCTTCAAGGAAAGCTTGTATTCTGCGCGGTCCCCACTCTAAACTTTTTTTCTGCCCAACACAGATTTTAACAACCATCAATTGTAATACATTTCAGCAGATTCCACTTCAGATTGTACTAAATTAGTGTTTCCTcaattttctggaaaatattctTGCAGCAGATTCCACTTCAGATTGTACTAAATTAGTGTTTCCTcaattttctggaaaatattctTGCCTGTAGTTATCCCATGTGGACTATTCCTGGAGGCTAATTCTTTACTCACTTCAAACTCACCACTGATTCCTCAAATAGACAATAGTTAACAGCATCTGTAACATCTGTTTATTCATCAAAAGCCAAGGAAAGCCACTCAAATCATTTGTCTTATTTCTTGTTCCCAATGTTTTCAGCTCTTTAAGCAGGAGTTGTCAGTGAAAGGCTAAAGTCTTAAGTTAATTTTCTCTGGGCACATTTGTTTACAGCTGCAATCAAACATGATTTCATTAACTCAACATAGGTAAATGGCTTTTCTTGCTTGGCTAACAAATGAGCTATTTAGAAAGTTACTTTGCTTGcagcctcatttctttttttattttgaagattttttttttttttttttttgccgtgccacacaacttgtgggatctcagttcccccaccaaagattgaaccctggcccacggcagtgaaagtgccaagtcctaaccaccggacctccagggaagtcccttgaagaAATTCTGTTGTGATGAgatatttcactttaaaatttgtaattttccTGACCATTTTTCCCCTATGAGTTTGGAATAGTGCAATGAATGCTTTGTCTGGAAATGTCAACACATGTTGTATTCTTTTAGCACAACTATAGTTTCATTGCATAATAAATACAGTGCTTTGGCATCTAAtttgataacaaaataatccacaATCCATAGTGTCTTGTTAGTGTGACATTCAAAAttcacttttctcttctttgcttgtTTTAACATGATGAATATGCACtggtaataaaaatttaaaaaaaggtggtTTGGCTCTATGTGTATAAAGATAAACTGTTCTCTCTACTTACAAcacttatattttttatattgaagtagcattgatttacaatgttgtgttaatttctgctgtacagcaaagtgattcagttattctttttcatattcttttccattatggtttatcacaggatactgaatatagttccctgtgctatacagtaggaccttgttgtttatccattccatagataatagtttgtatctgctaatcccaaactcccaattcatccctctcccattcccctccgccttggcaaccacaaatctgttctctatgtctatctaCTCACAACACTTATGACACCAAATAGGTGTGGGTTTTCTACACCAAACAATTCTCTAATTCTCTGTGGACACCAACTGGGTTTCCTGCAAGtcagttcaattctgacactaaccacTTGGAGTTAACACAGACCCACAAGCTTACGGGCTCAggcccacaagactgccctcttTCTTCAGACACTAATCACACGTAGTGGGTTCCCAGGTTACCTGTACTTTTGTCCAACTTGGCTGTAAACTGGGGAATCCCacgaccccctcctcaggtttgataatttgctataaTGGCTCACAGAACCCAGGGAAACACTTTACTTATTGTTACCTATTTATATTAAAGGATTGTATAAAAGATAGAAGAAGAATAGCCggatgaagaggtacataggCTAAGGGTCTGGAAGGGTCTAGAGCGTaggagcttctgtccccgtgGAGTCAGGGTGTGCAACTCTTCCAGTACATGAATGTGTTCACTAACCAAGAAGCTCTCTGAATCCTGTAGTTTAGGGTTTGTATGGAAGTTTCGTAACATAGACACAATTGACTAAGTCATTGACCATTGGTGATTATCCAGCCACTCTCCCATCTCTGGAAGTCAGGAAGCAGAGCTGAAAGTTCCAATCCTCTCATCACAAGGTTGGTTCTGGGAACCAGctcccatcctgaagctatctagggaagcaccaagagtcacctcatcAGCATACACTCAGGTCTGACTGAAACTCAGGTAGAGGGTTTATTATGAATAACAAAGGACACTCCTATCACCCCATCAGTCAGGGCTGAAGACCGGAGGTATATGTCTTATTGTATCACAACATCACAGTCTGGTACTTGAAATGCTATTGAATTATAACTGACTGTAATTTACAGTGCACCAAGCAGCAGTGGGAAGCCATGAGAATGCCACAGACCACCTCTGTCAAAACCACTGGACTCGGCCATTGCAGTGCAAAAGCAACCACTggcaatacatatataaatgagtGTGGTCGTGttccaaaaaaactttattttattgaaaataaagtttctgaAATTCGACACTGAAGTtcgaatttcatataattttcacaggtcatgaaatattcttttgattttttccaactattaaaaaaaaagtaaacgcTACTCTTTGCGCATGCGCCCATCCTTTGGCTGCTGCTCTTTGTCCTGGCGTAGGAACATCCCTGGCTCCTTTCATCCATTCTTGCAAGGTGGGCTCTGCCTCTGTCGGATGTGCAGGACCAGTTCCTGGAAGTGCTCTAGAAGTACAACGGGGACGACTCTTCCTTCCAACGTACCAGGTGTTGTGAGGCCTGGTGCTGCTCCGGGGCAGCGATACATCCGACGCGGTACTTCGGTACTTCGGCACTCCGCCTCCGGTGCCGGGACTATCGGTGCCGCGGAGGAGTCCAAGCTCCTGTCTGCGCCTGCGCGGTGCTTCCACGGAGCGTGGCGTTGCACGAAGCCTGGAAGGTACGCCTGCAGGCCGCTTCCCTAGCGGTGCGCGTTTAGTTTTGAGGGAAAAGCCAGTATCTTGTGGTGCTGGGAGCTTCCCTATCACATCACGTCAGGAGGAACGTCGTGTGTACTTAGGTCGTTGGGAAACGGGCTGAGTCTGCGTACTTTTTTCTCAGCTGTTAGCCTTAGCGTATTCGGAATCATTTGGCCCGCCATTGTCTCCAGAAATAATAACAGGTCAGTCCTGAGTGGGAAAGAAGTGGCATGTGCTGCAGGACGTCTAGAGCAAAGTCGCAGCTCTGCTGCTGTGTGGCTGTATGACCTCGGGTAAGTCCTTTACCTTCTCTGGGCTCAGCTTTGTAAGTAAAATGAGGGGTTGGGGCTTGTTCTCTCTACGACTCTCCTACAGATTGAGTCTGACCCCAGTCATGAGGGACCAGAAGGGAggagacttttaaaatttgtacttGGGGTcaatctttcttctttgtttttatccAGACAAAATCAAAGTCAGTTTTGCCCTTCAACTTGGTCTTATGAATATTTCCGTTTGTGCAGTGGGGGTCAGAGAGGGCTCAGTGGACATTCATATACCCTCCATGTAGAGTTGACAGGTGTTAACATTTTGATGTGTTTTCCCTCTTGCTTCTTTTATATGCAcctggtgtgtgtatgtgtgtgcttaaaTTATTTGAATGTGAGCTGTGACTACGACATTTCACTCCTAATTCTTGAGCACGCATCCTCTAAGAATAGGGACATTCTCCCACATAATTGCAATTTTATTGTCACCCTTGAAAATGATAAGTATGTCATCTGACATTTTGTTTATAGTcatatttttctgatttcctctggaATGCCTTTAAGCCTCTTTCTTAAGGAAGTGCTCCCACTACCCATTGGCAGTCAGCTCCTCCTGCATTCCCTCACAGGCATGAGTGTCACCTCTCTGGGGGAATAACAGCACCTGTGTTGGCTGGAGTCTCTCTCTTGGCCGCCTCCTCATCCATCACCACGTCGCAGCTCCTCTAGTCCGTTTGGAGATGAATCCCACAGACTCTGCCTTGGAGTCCTTCAGAGACAAAAGAGTGGAGACAGTGAGTATGCATACAGATAGCCATCTGCTGGAAGCGGCGTGAGCTTGGGGACATGGGTTGTGTGCTTTGCCGAGGAGGGAGCGTCTGCACGGGGCAGCTGGGGATGGTCCTGAGCCATGGTGAGCAAGCTGGGTGGCCCCCCAGGAAGTGTGTGGCAGGTGTTCTGCAAAGATGGACGCCTGAAAGCATGTGGGCAGGGGCTCTGGTGGGATGGCTGTCCACAGACTCATAGCAGGACTGTTGagctgatatatgtatatgtatagatgattcactttgttattaagcagaaactaacacaccattgtaaagcagttatactccaatagagatgttaaaaaaaaaaattgttgagctGACCACGTGGTTGAGGGCAGAGGAAAACACATTTTGTCATAGGTGATACAAGCGAGATGGTCTGAACCTCCCCACCACTCCTTCAAACAAAGAAGCTGGGGCTGAGCCACATGTCCCCAGATCCTTTTGTCAACATAGTCATTTACCTGGAGCAGCAGCAGGAGGCTGACGTGGGGACGAGGAAGCCCATCAGAACTGAAATTCAAGCACCATTAGGGTGCAGGCAGCATCTGTGGAGGGTGTGAGGAAAAGTGGGATGTGGGCAGCGTCCTGTGGGCCAGTCACTGTGCTGCTCACTAAGCCCTCATCCTGGCCAGCAgccctgtgtgtgtgggggggtgtcttATTCCCAGTTgtctgaggcacagggaggctaGATGGCCTGTGTTGGGTCCcacaggaagagagagacacCCTTTCCTACCTTCTCCCAGAGCAGGCATGGTAGGGGACTCCAGGGAGGTGAGTCATGGCCCCGCTCATAGCTAAAGGCCACACCACAGGGAAAAATCAAAGGATTCAGAGTCTGAAATTTAGAtcaaagattttcttctgttaGATGTGCCAGAGATGGTTCTTTGGCGAACTTCGCTTTTCACAGGGTCTGTAAATGGGTGGCTGAGGGGAGCAGCAATCCTTGGATGTGCCTTCCCCCAGTCCTTTGGACTGCTGTGAAAAATCTGGAGCAGTAATATACAGGAACTCACTCTATAAACCAAGTGCTGTAGACAAGCCAGGAAGTACTgggtggaggagaggaaagagtgtGGGATTTGATATCAGAAAATGTCAAGCCCAGATTCTGACCCCTGAGAGCTGTGAgatttaagcctcagtttccacacttgtaaaatgaggcTGATGATAGTTTTCTTTGAAGGACTGTTATGTGGTGCAAATACGTCTGTGAAGGCAGTTGGTAAAGGATAAAGTCCTGTTGAAATTCAGGCTTGGTGTGGGAGCCTAAGACCAGGGAATGGTGAGCAGCTCTTAGGAGGGAGGACAACTTGGGCTGATGTGGCCACAGCACATTtgtaaaaaccaaaaagaacaagATCATTTGTTGCTTAACTGAAATTCAAaattaactgggcatcctgtattttttttttcaatttcaggtATTATTGCTTTCTCATTCTCTAAATCAGTCAcgtttaccattttaaaatttgttccatTTGTACCCACAAACACATAAATTGAGATGAATCAGAGATTTCTCATGAGATTTCAGTCTCTGTCTAAAATGTCCCAAATCAGAATTATCTTGACCTGAtaggaaaattttttttgcattagaaaataatttacaggcaaaaacagaaacactgtcaaattttcttaaatatgctAGCTGCCTTCTCTTTGGCTTTTTACTGTTTGTTAGTTTTCTAATGCAATAGTTTGTAGAAAAGTGGAAAacgtgttattttttaaattgaagtatcgttgattcatattattagtttcaagtgtatagcatagtgattcagtatttttttttataaatttattttatctgtttttggctgcgctgggtctttgttgctgtgcgtgggctttctctagttctggcgagcgggggctactcttcgttgcggtgcgcgggcttctcttatCGCGgaacatgggttctaggcacgcagacttcagtagttgtggctcgtgggctctagaacgcaggctcagtagttgcagcacacgggctttgttgctctgcagcatgtgggatcttcccagaccagggaatgaacccatgtcccctgcattggtaggcggatttttaaccactgcaccaccagggaaacccacacaagtttattttctatatccgtgagtctttttctattttgcatgtacattcatttgtgttattttctagattccacatataagtgataccatacagtatgtctttctctgacttatttcatgtagcataatatTCTGTAGTCCATCCACGTTTCTGCACATGTCagcatttcattcttctttatggctgagtattattccattgtgtgtgtgtatccattcatccgactTGCACTTGATAGGCACTTGGGCTGcttttattgtaaatagtgcaagCATGAATCATTTTTATCTTTAGGACGACTGTCTTCTTCTTCTGACGGGAAGAAGACCTTGCTGGATATACTACTTACGTGTGTGGGCTATTGTAGCCGGATCAGCCATCACAAACTTTTGATTTTCAGTAACTATTTCACTCTCAGTCACTGTAAGAGTTTATTCTCTATATGCTCCATGTTTTCATTCTGAAAATTCTGAAAGGGTTTGTTCTGTGAATTCATCACTGTGTCTATAAACATCCAAAAACGATGTCATTTTGCCTGAGATTTCTGTCCCATATGTGGTAGAAGTGAATGGAGAGTCCAGACCTACTCATATCTGGTGAGTATGAGTGTGAAGAAGATATCTCtgtcccttctccttctcctcttttcaTATCTGCTGGGGTACTTTCAGGTGAGGTCTTGCTCTTGACTTGTCATGGTGTTTTTATTGGCTATTTAATGTCATTCAGGGTGAGCCCTGTCTTACTCAGCTAAGGCTGtcacaacaaaataccacagactgggtggcttaaatagcagaaatttatttctcacagtactcgaggctgggaagtccaagatcaaggtgccggcatGGTGGGGTTTCTGGTgcaggctctcttcctggcttgcagatggctgccttcttgctgtgtcctcacatggtgcaGAGAGCACGCAagttctctggtgtctcttcttataaggcactaatcccatcctgAGGACTCtgcctcatctaaacctaattacctccgaAAGGTCCCATTTCCAAATACCATCTCACTGGGGcttgggcttcaacatatgaatgtttTGTGGGACACAGTTCATCCATAGCACCCGGTGAGGACACGGAAGAGCCAGTGACTGGTACAGACTGTGCTCCCTACAGGGTCTCCCCCAGgtgccacctcctcctcctcccgccTCAGTGATGGAGGTGAGAGATTGTGGTCCACAGGCATCCTGTATTCATCTGTCACCTCTCCTTGGGATATGTAACAGAAAATGGGCACTGGATCGCCCCAGGCAAACTCTTCTTGTGATGTTTTGTAGTCACAGGCGGTGAGGCCTGAGGTGTACGTTACACTGAAAAGGACAAAACATGCCTTGTGTTAAACATTTCTAGACATAATCGTACGTTTGCTATTGTTAGATAGCAGAAAGTGCTAGAAACCTTGGGAGGCTCAGAGGTTGGGGGTATCTGGGGGCCTCAGGGGTATCTGGGGGCTTCGGGGGGTGTGGTGATTAGCCAAGAAAACCCAGAGAACTTTCCACAGAGCAagtcccttttcctccttttaccCAGAGCCTCCAGCTAGCCATCTCTTTCAATTACCTGAAAGAAACTGTGCCTGATAAATTACTTTTGTGTGAATGGGTTGTTCTAATTTGGAATGTGGTCCGGTTGGTTTTAAAAGTGCAGATTTGCTTTATGTGTCTTCTTGCCTGAATTTTAGAAGTTCGGCATATGCTGGACAAGGCATAGGTTCTGGAGTGAATGGCACCGGGTTTGTGTCCCAGCCTTGCCACactctagctgtgtgatcttagacaaatttctgagcctcagtttcctcccccaGAGAAATGGGACTAATTCCACCTACACCACGAGCAGTCAGTGAGGCACGGAGGAGCTCACGTTTGTCAAGAACCTAGCACAGCGCCTGAGACAAATTCAGCGCTTGGTGAATGTTTGTTCACCTCCCCCTTTTCTTCCTGGAGCCTATTTTATGTACAAATGTGTAAAAACTATTGCACAAAACAATGCAATGAGGgaaaaattattgtttatttatccCGCCTTTGGTAGGAGCTAGTTTAcatttaagtggaaaggtgaTATTCTTCCCTTGATGTGCCTTGGGCAGGTTCCTCAGTGGGTGGAGGTGCGGTGTCACTGCACAGATGGCAGAGTTGGCAGAGGTGTTTCCTAAATGCCTTGTTGAGAAACACGTAGAGGAGAGGGTTGACGCAGCAGTGGGTGGTGGCGATGATTTTCATGATCTGGACACTTCTGTTCAGGTTGTAACTACTCTCACAGCCATGCAGGGAGAAGTGTTCGTTGAAAGCAGACAGGAAAAGCGCAATATTGTAGGGTCCCCACATCAGAAGGAAAACAACCATTATGGTGAAAACAAGCTTGAAAAGGTCACAGTTCCTCGCCCCACACTTTAGTGTTTTCCTCATTCGCACGTAGCAAAATACGAAAAAAAACAGTGGCAAAAGAAATCCCAAAATGTTCATCTTTAAGGTCAGAAAATGCTTCCAGAATGTCTCATCAGCTGGTAGGAAGTGAGGTCTGGTAAAGAAGCACTTGTATTTCTGGCTTTCCATCTGAGATTTGTAAAAAGCAAGTTCAGGCAAAGTGACCAGAATGGCTGTGACCCACGCCAGAGCACTTGTGAAGATGTTGCCAGCCACCATCCTGCAGGCCGAGAAAAGCCTTCTCATGCGGAAAAACTCCTGGTACCTTTGCACAGTCAGAAGGACATTGAAAAATGCCTCACTGTACAGGCCTATGGAGTAGAGTGCCACGACAATTTTACACGGGGGGTCACCAAGAACCCCCTCACGTGAGGCCGTGTAAGCCCAGAACGGCAGGGTGGGCAAGAAACACAAGTTAGAAATTGCCAAGTTGAGGAAATAGATATTTTCCACTTGCTTGAGTCCTTTGTATTTTACCAGGATAAGCACAACCAAGATATTGTCCAGGAGGCCAGCCGTGAACACCATGGTGTAGAGGTAAGGCACCAGCTGGGCTGAGAGAATCTTGGGCTCGTATGGGGTGCATGGTTCTATTTCGTTGTTACTCAGATTGTCTTCTATGAGGACATCATAATCATCCTCTGGTGCTGACGTGTAATTAGCCATCTTCAGGCTGCCCTGtggagaaatgaaagatgattttCCCTTCATACAGCTGTGTGGTCATAGAGGAAACGGCACACAGGACTAGAGGATAAATAAATACTTGCCCTTTTCTGGTGTCTGATTTTAGCCAGAGCAGGTCTACAACTCAGAAgactgaaaataaacatttctttaacACGCCCTATATCCTGAGAGCAGCTGCTATAATTCATCCCTTCATTAAGCACTTAGGTGTTCAGTAGTATGCGAGCTACCACAGGCAGACAAAAGTAAGCATTACCCTTCTTCATATAACTTCGTTCTCTTGGTAGAAACAAGACTTGCCTACCTGAAGCCATGTAGGAAAAAACACAATTAAAGAGAACCAAGTACCGGGGTTTAGCTTCACAAAATTGGTGTCAGTCGCAatttctgtgcatttaaaaaGTTTGCTCACCCCCCGTAACAGCTTCCTGTGACAGGCAgagaggtctgagttcttctcttgaaggatataaataaatgtttgcaaaaGCGAAACCACCCTAAGCATCAACATGGACATAACTGGTTAAATACATCGAAGACTTACCACTGACCGAGTTCCTAGGCGGGGAGGGTATGGCCTCCTGACCTACCATCCGAGTTGCTGTGGGAACCGTCTGGGCCAGTTAAAAGCTGGCTTCCTTCAGAACAGCTGGCCCCTGACCCTTAGGGCCAAGAGAAACCACTGTTTATCCCCCTGGTGGCTGTGTTCCGCCAGTCACACATCTCAGGGACTAACCAAAATAAAGCAACTTGAAAGCTCCCCCAGACCCCCAGAGAGTTTCTTAAGCTGCAAAGAGAAACTGGGAAGTTGTTTTCTCCTGCTgcttccacccccaccccgtaCCCCGCCTTTGATTTCCCTGTGGCCATCCTGCTGGCTGCCCTAGATAAGGGAACTAAGTTACTGCTGCTTCTCAATGATACTGAGGGAGGGATAGCAAAGTGCTCTGACGTGTAACTGAGCAGGTGGTGGCTTGCAGCAGAGGAGAGAAGTGTCACATACGATGACTGTGCGTCCAGGCCCAGGGGCCTGAGGCTCCCATGTAGCATTTCATCAGCATTAGCATATGGGGCTTCAAGAACTTGcagtgagaaccactgctttggtTTTCATTGTCCCTTTTGAGAGACGCTGTGTGCTTTGGCTGAGGAATGGGGCCCCAGTAGGGTCTGCTCTGGGGACAGTGGAAGCTACAGAGTGATGTCAGTTGGGAAGGGGGTGGTGCAGAGACAGAGCCTCAGTACCAGTGCCTGGGGGAAATTGATGTGAGGGAACCAAGGAGTTAGGCAAGATGTTAGGAGCTGACCCTGCTCCTAGAAGGAGGGCCCAGCACAGGAAAATTCCatggtgaggatgcagaggctCCATCAAGTCACGTGCAGAGAATGTGAGGGGAACAAGTTCAACCCCTGTttgaggctggggtggggtgacGTTTAaggccagagagaaaggaagctgAGAGTCCAGATTTagagtggtggggggagggtgtagggaggaggaaggggatggGGGCGGTTTGGAAGAAAGATGAACTGAGAAAAAGAACTTGAAATAACTGGAAAATCTGTATGAACTTCTCCTGGATCAACTCTTTGTATCTGTGATGGACCTAATTTGAGGACCAGTCTTACATGTTGGCTTAGCGTGCTGGTTAAACGACATCTGTTAATGCCAAAGATATGTTTGAGGTGGCAGTCGGTGCAGAATGTGGACCTgccaaaatagaaatagaactgAGGAAACTattaagggaaaggaaaaataaacattaaaagggCCTGGACAAATATGTGATCGAGCATTAAATTTAACTCAGAGGGAAACTCATGATGTTCCTCCGTATGGAGGGGTTGGGAGGGGTTGGGAGGGGTTGGTGCTTGTGGGAACCTGGCTGTGAATGTTTCCCAGCAGGTCTTCCCCCACCGCCCAGCAGTATGGCTTCTGTGAGTGAGTGAGGGCCACTGTGCcctgctccttcctcctgggGCTCAGCCCCCTGCGGCTGGGCTATCTGTAGCCACGCCAGTACCCCCAGAACTTTGACGGAGTAAGTGATGGTGGCTCGTGGTGCTTTATTGCCTGATACTCACTGGTCAGTCCCAGGCAGGGGACTGAGGGTCAAGTCAAACTTTGAAACTTGAAAAACCCTGTGAACATACACACTGCATTATACGGTCAAGTGGAGGAAAATGGCAGCAAGCAGGCGCCTCATCCGTGTCACAGAACCATGTGAAATTTGAAGTTCCCTAAGGAAGGCACTGTTTGGTAACTTCAGGATCACCCTAACTTCCTGATATTTGTATGGCCTTcactttctgaattattttattttggcttgaTTCCCAGCATTCTGCTTATCCACACCCAGACcatgggattctttttttttttaatagagatataattgacaaataacattgtgtaagtttaaggtgtaccgtattgatttgatacatttatattgcaatatgattgccATGATAGTGTTAGCTAACAAAACTATCAACTTTTCTGGTGGTGGGAAAAATTAAGGTCTCTTCTCTTAGCAATTTTAATGTTTATGATACAGTTTTGTTGTCTATAATCACTGTACTGTGTATTAGATCTCTAAGACTGTGGGATTCTTGGAAATTCTAAATTGGTAGGTAGGAATGGTTTAAAGGTCTGAAGTTGAGGCAAGAGGAAAGTTTTATTTACCATTCTAATATCTGGAACTGTAATAGGGTCATCATTATTGGTGAAACTTCACCACATGCTGTGGCTTTGGCATGTAGCTCACAAACCTTACCTTTGAGGCTCTGAGTTCCTCTTTATTACTATAATTAAatcccagttttaaaaaaattaaagtatagttgatttgcaatattatattagtttcaggaatataacatagtgattcagtattcttatagattatactccatttaaagttattacaaaataatggctatattttcctgtgctgtacaatatatccttgttgcttgtttattttatatataatagtttgtatcttttaatcctttacccctatcttgccctttctcccctttcctctccccactggtaaccactagtttgttctctacatccgtgagtacctttctattttgttatattcgtttgtttgttttattttttagattccacatataagtgatatagtaTTTGTGATAggatatagtatttgtctttctctgacttatttcactaagcatagtactctctaggtctatccatgttgttgcaaattgcaaaatttcatttatttttatggttaatactccattgtatgtgtacacaccacatcttctttatccattcatctgtttatggacacttaggttgcttccatatcttagctaatgtaaataatgctgctatgaacattggagggcatatatcttttcatgttagtggtttcattttgttctgatatatacctaggagtgtaattgctgggtcatatgaagttttatttttttgaagaacctccatactcttttccacagtggttgtaccaatttacattcccaccaacagtgtaggagggttcccttttctccacag belongs to Orcinus orca chromosome 10, mOrcOrc1.1, whole genome shotgun sequence and includes:
- the CCRL2 gene encoding C-C chemokine receptor-like 2, with the protein product MANYTSAPEDDYDVLIEDNLSNNEIEPCTPYEPKILSAQLVPYLYTMVFTAGLLDNILVVLILVKYKGLKQVENIYFLNLAISNLCFLPTLPFWAYTASREGVLGDPPCKIVVALYSIGLYSEAFFNVLLTVQRYQEFFRMRRLFSACRMVAGNIFTSALAWVTAILVTLPELAFYKSQMESQKYKCFFTRPHFLPADETFWKHFLTLKMNILGFLLPLFFFVFCYVRMRKTLKCGARNCDLFKLVFTIMVVFLLMWGPYNIALFLSAFNEHFSLHGCESSYNLNRSVQIMKIIATTHCCVNPLLYVFLNKAFRKHLCQLCHLCSDTAPPPTEEPAQGTSREEYHLST